A single Streptomyces mirabilis DNA region contains:
- a CDS encoding glycosyltransferase family 87 protein has translation MKGTRGEGFPYALLGTWGLTRLLLLLFVSKVFVFPGPDVTSDVSVIYQGWYEILRTGTFPLDDVTWQYPPAAALAILSPGLLPFLDYAHAFFLLAFVADLVVYALLHYAGRRPGKTLRGAWVWVIGVPLLGPTVYARYDVMVTAVAVAALLAGARHPRVMGALVGFGALVKVWPALLLLGAVKRRAWAAAAVTAGGIAVLFGLSMPGAFSFLTFQRDRGTEVESLGSLVFHVGRHFGWDGQVLLNYGSVEFLGPYVDVVSRLALALTAIAFAWLLLWRLRAQRFRPHTLADAAFVAVLMFTATSRVISPQYMVWLVGIGAVCLCFRGSRMTLPVGLVLATCFVTVLEFPIWFSHVVGSDRLGITLLFLRNGLLVVAALLAARELWRGTVSDPAPTLPAQATRTKERLSSS, from the coding sequence ATGAAGGGCACACGGGGGGAAGGGTTTCCGTACGCGTTGCTGGGAACCTGGGGCCTGACGAGGCTTCTGCTTCTGCTCTTCGTCTCCAAGGTGTTCGTCTTCCCGGGCCCGGACGTCACGAGTGACGTCTCGGTGATCTACCAGGGCTGGTACGAGATCCTGCGCACCGGCACCTTCCCGCTCGACGACGTGACCTGGCAGTACCCGCCGGCCGCCGCGCTCGCGATCCTCTCCCCCGGGCTGCTGCCCTTCCTCGACTACGCGCACGCCTTCTTCCTGCTGGCCTTCGTCGCCGACCTGGTGGTGTACGCGCTGCTCCACTACGCCGGCCGGCGCCCCGGCAAGACGCTGCGCGGCGCCTGGGTGTGGGTGATCGGCGTCCCGCTGCTCGGACCGACCGTCTACGCCCGCTACGACGTGATGGTGACGGCCGTGGCGGTCGCGGCGCTCCTCGCGGGAGCCCGCCATCCGCGGGTGATGGGCGCTCTCGTGGGCTTCGGGGCGCTGGTGAAGGTGTGGCCGGCGCTCCTGCTCCTGGGGGCCGTGAAGCGGCGTGCGTGGGCCGCGGCGGCGGTGACCGCCGGCGGGATCGCGGTGCTGTTCGGGCTGTCGATGCCCGGCGCCTTCTCCTTCCTGACCTTCCAGCGCGACCGGGGCACCGAGGTGGAGTCACTGGGCTCCCTCGTCTTCCATGTGGGCCGGCACTTCGGCTGGGACGGTCAGGTGCTGCTCAACTACGGCTCGGTGGAGTTCCTGGGCCCGTACGTCGACGTGGTGAGCAGGCTGGCCCTGGCGCTCACCGCGATCGCCTTCGCGTGGCTGCTGCTGTGGCGGCTGCGCGCCCAGCGCTTCCGGCCGCACACGCTCGCCGACGCCGCGTTCGTGGCGGTGCTGATGTTCACGGCCACCAGCCGGGTCATCAGCCCGCAGTACATGGTGTGGCTGGTCGGGATCGGCGCGGTCTGCCTGTGCTTCCGGGGCAGCCGGATGACCCTGCCGGTCGGGCTGGTGCTGGCCACGTGCTTCGTGACCGTCCTGGAGTTCCCGATCTGGTTCTCGCATGTCGTGGGCAGCGACCGGCTGGGCATCACCCTGCTCTTCCTGCGCAACGGCCTGCTGGTGGTCGCGGCCCTGCTCGCAGCCCGCGAACTGTGGCGGGGCACGGTGTCCGACCCGGCCCCGACCCTGCCCGCTCAGGCCACCCGGACCAAGGAGCGCCTGAGCTCGTCCTGA
- a CDS encoding GMC oxidoreductase → MVALQTAAAAGLTRVGLQSAHAAEPAAVDSAPAIVIGSGYGAAVAALRLGQAGIRTLVIEMGKLWNTAGSDGKVFCSTSAPDERSMWFRTRTEAPLATFLWLDVVNKDIGLYPGVLDRVHYDNMSVYVGRGVGGGSLVNGGMAVTPLQSYFSEQFPTVDATEMYNTYFPRARTMLGVNTVDPTWFESTEWYQFTRTSRKAAANAGLKTTFVPNVYDFTYMQREAAGTATKSALAAEVIYGNNYGKKSLDKTYLAAALGTGNVTIHTLEKVRAISRATDGTYTLTADRIDTTGAVVETKQYSCTYLFLGGGSLGTTELLVRARETGTLPALDASVGTGWGTNGNVMTGRANHIWDTVGANQSTMPVMGIDDWANTANPVFAEIAPLPMGLEHWISLYLAITKNPERASFTYDATTDSAKLGWTAAQSAVSVSMAKKLFDRINLANATIYRYDLFGNNKTFADDFCYHPLGGCVLGRATDNYGRVKGYPHLYITDGSLVPGSIGVNPFVTITALAERGMARILAEDTAP, encoded by the coding sequence ATGGTCGCCCTCCAGACGGCCGCCGCGGCCGGTCTCACCCGCGTAGGCCTCCAGTCCGCCCACGCCGCGGAGCCCGCCGCGGTCGACAGCGCGCCCGCCATCGTCATCGGATCGGGCTACGGCGCCGCCGTGGCCGCCCTCCGCCTCGGCCAGGCCGGCATCCGCACCCTCGTCATAGAGATGGGCAAGCTCTGGAACACCGCCGGCTCCGACGGCAAGGTCTTCTGTTCCACCAGCGCCCCCGACGAGCGCTCGATGTGGTTCCGCACCCGCACCGAGGCCCCGCTCGCCACCTTCCTGTGGCTGGACGTGGTCAACAAGGACATCGGTCTCTACCCGGGAGTCCTGGACCGGGTCCACTACGACAACATGTCGGTCTACGTCGGCCGAGGTGTCGGCGGCGGCTCGCTGGTCAACGGCGGAATGGCCGTCACGCCCCTCCAGTCCTACTTCTCCGAGCAGTTCCCCACGGTCGACGCCACCGAGATGTACAACACGTACTTCCCGCGCGCCCGGACCATGCTCGGCGTCAACACGGTCGACCCCACCTGGTTCGAATCCACGGAGTGGTACCAGTTCACCCGCACCTCCCGTAAGGCCGCCGCCAACGCCGGCCTGAAGACGACCTTCGTCCCGAACGTCTACGACTTCACCTACATGCAGCGCGAGGCGGCCGGCACCGCCACCAAGTCCGCACTCGCGGCCGAGGTCATCTACGGCAACAACTACGGCAAGAAGAGCCTCGACAAGACCTACCTCGCGGCAGCGCTCGGCACCGGCAACGTCACCATCCACACCCTGGAGAAGGTCCGGGCGATCAGCCGGGCCACGGACGGCACGTACACCCTGACCGCCGACCGGATCGACACCACCGGCGCGGTCGTGGAGACCAAGCAGTACAGCTGTACGTACCTCTTCCTGGGCGGCGGCAGCCTCGGCACCACCGAACTCCTCGTCCGGGCCCGGGAGACGGGCACGCTGCCGGCCCTGGACGCGAGCGTCGGCACCGGCTGGGGCACCAACGGCAACGTGATGACGGGCCGCGCCAACCACATCTGGGACACGGTCGGGGCGAACCAGTCGACGATGCCGGTCATGGGCATCGACGACTGGGCGAACACCGCCAACCCCGTCTTCGCCGAAATCGCCCCGCTGCCCATGGGGTTGGAACACTGGATCAGCCTCTACCTGGCGATCACCAAGAACCCGGAGCGCGCGTCCTTCACCTACGACGCCACCACGGACTCCGCGAAGCTCGGCTGGACCGCGGCCCAGAGCGCGGTCTCCGTGAGCATGGCCAAGAAGCTCTTCGACCGGATCAACCTGGCCAACGCCACGATCTACCGCTACGACCTCTTCGGCAACAACAAGACCTTCGCCGACGACTTCTGCTACCACCCGCTCGGTGGCTGCGTGCTGGGCAGGGCGACGGACAACTACGGCCGGGTGAAGGGCTATCCGCACCTGTACATCACCGACGGCTCACTGGTGCCGGGCTCGATCGGGGTCAACCCGTTCGTGACGATCACCGCGCTCGCGGAACGCGGAATGGCGCGGATCCTCGCCGAGGACACCGCGCCATGA
- a CDS encoding glycosyltransferase family 4 protein: MHKTLIVTNDFPPRPGGIQAFLHNMALRLDPERLVVYASTWKRSREGIEATAAFDAEQPFTVVRDRTTMLLPTPGATRRAVGLLREHGCTSVWFGAAAPLGLMAPALRRAGAERLVATTHGHEAGWAQLPAARQLLRRIGESTDTITYLGEYTRSRIASALTPEAASRMVQLPPGVDEKTFHPGSGGDEVRARLGLTDRPVVVCVSRLVPRKGQDTLILAMPRILAKEPEAVLLIVGGGPYEQDLRKLAYDTGVAAAVRFTGAVPWSELPAHYGAGDVFAMPCRTRRGGLDVEGLGIVYLEASATGLPVVAGDSGGAPDAVLDGETGWVVRGDFPDDSADRIITLLADPELRRHMGERGRQWVEEKWRWDLLAEGLKELL, from the coding sequence ATGCACAAGACCCTGATCGTGACCAACGACTTCCCGCCCCGCCCCGGCGGCATCCAGGCGTTCCTGCACAACATGGCGCTACGACTGGACCCCGAGCGGCTCGTAGTCTACGCATCCACGTGGAAGCGGAGCCGGGAGGGCATCGAGGCGACGGCCGCCTTCGACGCCGAGCAGCCCTTCACCGTCGTCCGGGACCGTACGACGATGCTGCTGCCCACGCCGGGCGCCACCCGGCGCGCCGTCGGGCTGCTGCGCGAGCACGGCTGTACGTCGGTGTGGTTCGGGGCGGCGGCCCCGCTCGGCCTGATGGCGCCCGCGCTGCGCAGGGCGGGCGCCGAGCGCCTGGTGGCCACCACGCACGGCCACGAGGCGGGCTGGGCCCAGCTGCCCGCCGCACGGCAGCTGCTGCGCCGTATCGGCGAGTCCACGGACACGATCACCTACCTCGGTGAGTACACGCGCTCGCGCATCGCGTCCGCGCTGACGCCCGAGGCCGCCTCCCGCATGGTCCAGCTCCCTCCGGGGGTCGACGAGAAGACCTTCCACCCCGGCTCGGGCGGCGACGAGGTCCGTGCCCGCCTCGGCCTCACCGACCGCCCGGTGGTGGTCTGTGTCTCCCGCCTGGTCCCGCGCAAGGGCCAGGACACGCTGATCCTCGCCATGCCCCGCATCCTCGCCAAGGAGCCGGAGGCGGTGCTGCTGATCGTCGGCGGTGGGCCGTACGAGCAGGACCTGCGCAAGCTGGCGTACGACACCGGGGTCGCCGCCGCGGTCCGCTTCACCGGCGCGGTCCCCTGGTCGGAGCTGCCGGCCCACTACGGCGCGGGCGACGTCTTCGCGATGCCGTGCCGCACCCGCAGGGGCGGCCTCGACGTCGAGGGCCTCGGCATCGTCTACCTGGAGGCCTCCGCGACGGGCCTGCCGGTCGTCGCGGGCGACTCGGGCGGCGCCCCCGACGCGGTCCTCGACGGCGAAACGGGCTGGGTCGTCCGAGGCGACTTCCCTGACGACTCCGCCGACCGCATCATCACCCTCCTCGCCGACCCCGAACTCCGCCGCCACATGGGCGAACGGGGAAGGCAGTGGGTGGAGGAGAAGTGGCGCTGGGACCTGCTGGCGGAGGGCTTGAAAGAGTTGCTCTAG
- a CDS encoding AMP-dependent synthetase/ligase: MREFSLPALYEVPADGNLTDIVRRNAAQHPDVAVIARKVGGTWTDVTATTFLAEVRSAAKGLIASGVQPGDRVALMSRTRYEWTLLDFAIWSAGAVTVPVYETSSAEQVQWILGDSGATACIVELDTHAASVESVRDRLPALKHVWQIEAGGVEELGRAGQDVSDATVEERSSLAKADDPATIVYTSGTTGRPKGCVLTHRAFFAECGNIVERLRPLFRTGECSVLLFLPLAHVFGRLVQVAPMMAPIKLGCVPDIKNLTDELAAFRPTLILGVPRVFEKVYNSARAKAQADGKGKIFDKAADTAIAYSRALDTPSGPSLGLKIKYKTFDKLVYSKLRAVLGGRGEYAISGGAPLGERLGHFFRGIGFTVLEGYGLTESCAATAFNPWDRTKIGTVGQPLPGSVIRIADDGEVLLHGEHLFKEYWNNEAATAEALADGWFHTGDIGTLDEDGYLRITGRKKEIIVTAGGKNVAPAVIEDRIRAHALVAECMVVGDGRPFIGALVTVDEEFLGRWAEEHGKPAGSTAASLREDPDLIAAIQDAVDDGNAAVSKAESVRKFRILSSQFSEESGHLTPSLKLKRNVVAKDYADEIEAIYRG; this comes from the coding sequence TTGCGCGAGTTCAGCCTTCCGGCTTTGTACGAGGTCCCTGCGGACGGAAATCTGACCGACATCGTCCGCAGAAACGCCGCGCAGCATCCCGACGTCGCCGTCATCGCCCGCAAGGTGGGCGGCACGTGGACGGACGTCACCGCCACCACCTTCCTCGCCGAGGTGCGGTCCGCGGCCAAGGGTCTGATCGCCTCGGGCGTACAGCCCGGCGACCGGGTCGCTCTGATGTCCCGTACCCGCTACGAGTGGACGCTGCTCGACTTCGCGATCTGGAGCGCGGGCGCGGTCACCGTGCCGGTGTACGAGACCAGCTCGGCGGAGCAGGTGCAGTGGATACTCGGCGACTCGGGCGCGACCGCCTGCATCGTCGAGCTCGACACGCACGCGGCCTCCGTGGAGTCGGTGCGCGACCGGCTGCCCGCCCTCAAGCACGTCTGGCAGATCGAGGCCGGCGGGGTGGAGGAACTGGGGCGCGCGGGCCAGGACGTCAGCGACGCCACCGTCGAGGAGCGCAGCTCGCTCGCCAAGGCGGACGACCCGGCGACCATCGTCTACACGAGCGGTACGACCGGCCGCCCCAAGGGCTGTGTCCTCACCCACCGCGCCTTCTTCGCGGAGTGCGGCAACATCGTGGAGCGGCTGCGTCCCCTGTTCCGTACGGGCGAGTGTTCCGTCCTTCTCTTCCTGCCGCTCGCGCACGTCTTCGGACGGCTGGTGCAGGTCGCGCCGATGATGGCGCCGATCAAGCTGGGCTGCGTCCCGGACATCAAGAACCTCACCGACGAGCTGGCCGCGTTCCGGCCGACGCTGATCCTCGGTGTGCCGCGTGTCTTCGAGAAGGTCTACAACTCGGCGCGTGCCAAGGCGCAGGCGGACGGCAAGGGCAAGATCTTCGACAAGGCGGCGGACACGGCGATCGCCTACAGCCGCGCCCTGGACACCCCCTCCGGCCCGTCGCTCGGTCTGAAGATCAAGTACAAGACCTTCGACAAACTCGTCTACAGCAAGCTGCGCGCGGTGCTGGGCGGTCGCGGTGAGTACGCGATCTCCGGCGGCGCCCCGCTCGGCGAGCGCCTGGGCCACTTCTTCCGCGGCATCGGCTTCACGGTCCTGGAGGGCTACGGCCTGACCGAGTCCTGCGCGGCCACCGCCTTCAACCCCTGGGACCGTACGAAGATCGGTACGGTCGGCCAGCCGCTGCCCGGCTCCGTGATCCGGATCGCCGACGACGGCGAGGTGCTGCTGCACGGCGAGCACCTGTTCAAGGAGTACTGGAACAACGAGGCCGCGACCGCCGAGGCGCTCGCGGACGGCTGGTTCCACACGGGTGACATCGGCACCCTCGACGAGGACGGCTACCTCCGTATCACCGGCCGCAAGAAGGAGATCATCGTCACCGCGGGCGGCAAGAACGTCGCCCCGGCCGTGATCGAGGACCGCATCCGCGCGCACGCGCTGGTCGCGGAGTGCATGGTGGTCGGCGACGGGCGCCCGTTCATCGGCGCGCTGGTCACCGTCGACGAGGAGTTCCTGGGCCGCTGGGCCGAGGAGCACGGCAAGCCGGCGGGTTCCACCGCGGCGTCGCTGCGCGAGGATCCGGATCTGATCGCTGCGATCCAGGACGCGGTCGACGACGGCAACGCCGCGGTGTCGAAGGCGGAATCGGTGCGGAAGTTCCGCATTCTGTCCTCCCAGTTCTCGGAGGAGTCGGGCCACCTCACGCCGTCCCTGAAGCTCAAGCGCAACGTGGTGGCGAAGGACTACGCGGACGAGATCGAGGCCATCTACCGGGGCTGA
- a CDS encoding MATE family efflux transporter — MNAHRKQLISLAHPVYLSLLASVAAGIINTVWVSRLGGPAVAAVAVATNTENVLLGVALVFASGTTVLVAHARGARDPGALRAAVRGGRALCAVVTPVVAVGGYLLREPLARLVLGGDGRALALAVAYFGISLPGIAVFFAQNLVDGILKGAGDTRTPMRLALLANGLILGLDPLLIHAYGVRGAAASTVLCRCVALAAGLRALRRNAPLREAAAVPPAEPTGPALRRTLRTGLPMSADFTVRQGGALVLVAIVARLGVTAVAAYSIAYKVMYVATMAFYAVRQAASIHTAHTRGAGRDERGAIGRQAVIVSGAVGLVAAVLLGAFAPWIMRAFGAGGAVAHDGVLFLRCVGPYLLLMACFIALGGVFEGSGGAPLLLRVTLLGTAVQLPVAYALSGLGLSGICLALALSMAVQCTAVGLLLARARRRQDELRRSLVRVA; from the coding sequence GTGAACGCCCACCGGAAGCAGCTCATATCGCTCGCTCACCCCGTGTACCTCTCCCTGCTAGCCTCCGTCGCCGCCGGGATCATCAACACCGTCTGGGTCTCCCGGCTCGGCGGTCCCGCCGTGGCCGCCGTCGCCGTCGCGACCAACACCGAGAACGTGCTCCTCGGCGTCGCCCTGGTCTTCGCCTCCGGCACGACCGTCCTCGTCGCCCACGCCAGAGGGGCCCGGGATCCGGGCGCGCTCCGGGCGGCCGTACGCGGCGGACGGGCCCTGTGCGCCGTCGTGACGCCCGTGGTCGCCGTGGGCGGGTACCTGCTGCGCGAACCGCTGGCCCGGCTGGTCCTGGGCGGCGACGGGCGCGCTCTCGCCCTGGCCGTCGCCTACTTCGGGATCTCCCTGCCGGGCATCGCCGTCTTCTTCGCCCAGAACCTCGTCGACGGCATCCTGAAGGGCGCCGGTGACACCCGCACCCCGATGCGCCTCGCCCTGCTGGCCAACGGGCTGATCCTCGGCCTCGACCCGCTGCTCATCCACGCCTACGGCGTCCGGGGTGCCGCCGCCTCCACGGTCCTGTGCCGCTGCGTGGCCCTCGCCGCCGGCCTGCGCGCCCTGCGCCGCAACGCGCCGCTGCGCGAGGCCGCGGCCGTCCCTCCCGCCGAGCCCACCGGCCCCGCGCTGCGCCGCACCCTGCGGACCGGACTGCCCATGTCCGCCGACTTCACCGTGCGCCAGGGCGGAGCGCTGGTCCTGGTCGCGATCGTGGCCAGGCTCGGGGTGACGGCCGTGGCCGCGTACTCCATCGCGTACAAGGTCATGTACGTCGCGACCATGGCCTTCTACGCGGTGCGGCAGGCCGCCTCGATCCACACCGCGCACACCCGGGGCGCCGGCCGGGACGAGCGGGGCGCGATCGGGCGGCAGGCGGTGATCGTCTCCGGGGCGGTGGGCCTGGTGGCAGCCGTCCTGCTCGGCGCGTTCGCCCCCTGGATCATGCGGGCCTTCGGCGCCGGGGGCGCGGTCGCCCACGACGGCGTGCTGTTCCTGCGCTGCGTCGGCCCGTACCTGCTGCTGATGGCCTGCTTCATCGCGCTGGGCGGGGTCTTCGAGGGGAGCGGGGGAGCGCCGTTGTTGCTGCGGGTGACACTGCTCGGCACCGCCGTCCAGCTGCCCGTGGCGTACGCCCTGTCGGGGCTCGGGCTGTCCGGGATCTGCCTCGCGCTGGCGCTGTCCATGGCGGTGCAGTGCACGGCCGTCGGACTGCTTCTCGCCCGCGCCCGCCGCCGTCAGGACGAGCTCAGGCGCTCCTTGGTCCGGGTGGCCTGA
- a CDS encoding PadR family transcriptional regulator, producing the protein MLELSILGFLFEEPLHGYELKERIKALSGHVRPVSDGALYPAITRLVAAGQLDQHTEPGSGAAPRRILSLTEKGRAELLERLRHPKQAEITDHVRFNTLLAFLRHLPDPREQAAVLRRRQEFLLTPASFFYRDGEPVRAEEAGDLFRQGMLRVARATGEAEREWLAEAIARLDTPTG; encoded by the coding sequence ATGCTGGAGCTCTCGATCCTCGGATTTCTGTTCGAAGAGCCCTTGCACGGCTATGAGTTGAAGGAACGCATCAAGGCACTCAGCGGCCATGTCCGCCCGGTCAGCGACGGCGCGCTCTACCCGGCGATCACCCGCCTGGTGGCCGCAGGACAGCTGGACCAGCACACGGAGCCCGGCAGCGGCGCCGCCCCGCGTCGCATCCTGTCGCTCACCGAGAAGGGCCGTGCCGAGCTCCTGGAGCGGCTGCGCCACCCCAAGCAGGCCGAGATCACCGACCACGTCCGCTTCAACACCCTGCTGGCGTTCCTGCGTCACCTCCCGGACCCGCGGGAGCAGGCCGCGGTCCTGCGCCGCCGCCAGGAGTTCCTGCTGACGCCCGCGAGCTTCTTCTACCGGGACGGCGAGCCCGTACGGGCGGAGGAGGCCGGCGACCTGTTCCGGCAGGGGATGCTGCGGGTGGCACGGGCGACGGGCGAGGCGGAGCGGGAGTGGCTGGCCGAGGCCATCGCCCGGCTGGACACGCCGACCGGCTGA
- a CDS encoding NlpC/P60 family protein has translation MGSHRRRPPSGFDRGVSAAGIAGVAVTVMSVAAAVLGAVPAAAAPKDDTRAEVDRLYMQAEKATEAFNKADERAGVLRKEVSTAQDHIARQQERINTVRDALGSLAGAQYRAGGLDPSLALLFSDNPAEYLDKAAALDRINAHQAGELKDLQIAMRDLAQEREEATAKLAELEKSTKAVARHKRTVEQKLAKARLLLNSLPSAERAAHDRASRSGHSDLPELGSVTPASGRAAAALAAARSALGRPYVWGANGPGGFDCSGLMQWSYRQAGVGLPRTSQEQRYAGRQVPLSQAQPGDLVTYRSDASHVAIYAGNGQVIHAPYPGAPVRYDRVGMMPISSVTRV, from the coding sequence GTGGGGTCCCATCGCCGCCGTCCACCGTCCGGGTTCGACCGGGGCGTCAGCGCCGCGGGCATCGCCGGCGTCGCCGTGACCGTGATGTCCGTCGCGGCCGCCGTCCTCGGGGCCGTACCGGCCGCCGCAGCACCGAAGGACGACACCCGGGCCGAGGTGGACCGCCTGTACATGCAGGCGGAGAAGGCAACCGAGGCGTTCAACAAGGCCGACGAGCGCGCGGGAGTCCTGCGCAAAGAGGTGAGCACGGCACAGGATCACATCGCCCGGCAGCAGGAGCGCATCAACACCGTGCGGGACGCGCTCGGTTCGCTCGCCGGGGCCCAGTACCGCGCGGGCGGCCTCGACCCCTCCCTGGCGCTGCTCTTCTCCGACAACCCCGCCGAGTACCTCGACAAGGCCGCCGCGCTCGACCGGATCAACGCCCACCAGGCGGGCGAACTCAAGGACCTCCAGATCGCCATGCGCGACCTCGCCCAGGAACGCGAGGAGGCGACCGCCAAACTCGCCGAGCTGGAGAAGAGCACCAAGGCCGTCGCCCGGCACAAGCGGACTGTCGAACAGAAACTCGCCAAGGCGCGCCTCCTGCTCAACTCGCTGCCGTCCGCCGAGCGCGCCGCCCATGACCGGGCCTCCCGCTCCGGACACTCCGACCTGCCCGAACTCGGCAGTGTCACGCCCGCCTCGGGGCGCGCCGCCGCCGCCCTCGCCGCGGCCCGCTCCGCACTCGGCCGCCCCTACGTGTGGGGCGCCAACGGGCCCGGCGGATTCGACTGTTCGGGCCTCATGCAGTGGTCGTACCGGCAGGCGGGCGTCGGTCTGCCGCGCACCTCCCAGGAACAGCGGTACGCCGGACGGCAGGTGCCGCTCTCCCAGGCGCAGCCCGGCGACCTCGTCACCTACCGCTCCGACGCGAGTCATGTCGCGATCTACGCGGGCAACGGCCAGGTGATCCACGCGCCCTATCCGGGGGCGCCGGTGCGCTACGACCGCGTGGGCATGATGCCCATCTCGTCCGTGACGCGGGTCTGA